A region of bacterium DNA encodes the following proteins:
- a CDS encoding Ppx/GppA family phosphatase, with translation MKNIAAIDAGSNGIRMAVARLGPDGQVQNLSSVRAPVRLGADAFAQGQITEPTMQAATDAFVRFQKSAADLMVTDLRAVATSALREARNSDVLVDRIARESGIQVEVISGEEESRLIHLAVSKVVELRDRRAMLIDIGGGSVEVTLTEGENIVSSESYRMGTVRLLQKFSAEGRSRPSFNRMVKEYAGATRRRLDHEIGRQGVDLCIGTGGNIEEMGELAKKLFRRESARMITLKDLAELVELLGGMTAPERAARFNLRPDRADVIMPAGVVLQSLARTAGVREVLIPGVGLKDGLLWDLAAQASPRPPRREQVWSSARHLGEKYELDTEHGEVVADLAMQIFDQTAPLHGLGAEDRLVLEVAALLHDVGYFVNAIDHDRHGHYLLENSFLFGLSERQQAVVANIVRYHRKTAPTLEHGHFKALLPRDRLLVNKLCALLRLADGIDTGHAGRVRRVTLQRAKSRWTLVLEEEGDLALEKWTLTKRRMLFQDVFGVELAIA, from the coding sequence GTGAAGAACATCGCCGCCATCGACGCCGGCTCGAACGGGATCCGCATGGCCGTGGCCCGCCTGGGCCCGGACGGCCAGGTGCAGAACCTGAGTTCCGTGCGTGCCCCCGTGCGCCTGGGCGCCGACGCCTTCGCGCAGGGCCAGATCACCGAGCCGACGATGCAGGCGGCGACCGACGCCTTCGTCCGCTTCCAGAAATCCGCCGCCGACCTGATGGTGACCGACCTGCGGGCCGTGGCCACGAGTGCCCTCCGCGAGGCCCGCAACAGCGATGTGCTGGTCGACCGCATCGCCCGCGAGTCCGGCATCCAGGTCGAGGTCATCAGCGGCGAAGAGGAATCCCGCCTTATCCACCTGGCGGTCAGCAAGGTTGTCGAGTTGCGCGACCGGCGGGCCATGCTGATCGACATCGGCGGCGGCAGCGTCGAGGTGACGCTCACGGAGGGCGAGAACATCGTCTCGTCCGAGAGCTACCGCATGGGCACGGTGCGCCTGCTGCAGAAGTTCTCCGCCGAGGGACGCTCGCGACCATCCTTCAATCGCATGGTGAAGGAGTACGCGGGGGCGACCCGGCGACGGCTCGACCACGAGATCGGCCGGCAGGGTGTCGACCTGTGCATCGGCACGGGCGGCAACATCGAGGAGATGGGCGAGCTCGCCAAGAAGCTGTTCCGCCGCGAGTCGGCGCGAATGATCACGCTGAAGGATCTCGCCGAGCTCGTCGAACTGCTCGGCGGCATGACCGCGCCCGAGCGCGCCGCGCGGTTCAACCTGCGTCCGGATCGCGCCGACGTCATCATGCCGGCCGGGGTGGTGCTGCAGAGCCTGGCGCGCACGGCCGGCGTGCGCGAGGTGCTGATCCCGGGTGTGGGGCTCAAGGACGGCCTCCTGTGGGATCTCGCGGCTCAGGCGTCGCCGCGCCCGCCGCGGCGCGAGCAGGTGTGGTCCTCCGCCCGGCACCTGGGCGAGAAGTACGAGCTCGATACCGAGCACGGCGAGGTGGTGGCCGACCTGGCCATGCAGATCTTCGACCAGACCGCCCCGCTCCACGGCCTCGGCGCCGAGGATCGGCTGGTGCTGGAAGTGGCGGCACTGCTCCACGATGTCGGCTACTTCGTGAACGCCATCGATCATGACCGGCACGGGCACTACCTGCTCGAGAACAGCTTCCTGTTCGGCCTGTCCGAGCGGCAGCAGGCCGTGGTCGCCAATATCGTCCGCTACCACCGCAAGACGGCGCCCACGCTGGAGCACGGCCACTTCAAGGCCCTGTTGCCGCGCGACCGCCTGCTCGTCAACAAATTGTGCGCGCTCCTGCGCCTGGCCGACGGCATCGACACCGGGCACGCCGGGCGCGTGCGCCGCGTGACGCTGCAGCGAGCCAAGTCGCGGTGGACGCTGGTCCTCGAAGAGGAAGGCGACCTGGCGCTCGAGAAGTGGACCCTGACCAAGCGGCGCATGCTGTTCCAGGATGTCTTCGGCGTCGAACTGGCGATCGCGTGA
- a CDS encoding HD-GYP domain-containing protein, translated as MTTTFSDLIILLSSGINQRRLYFDAHPKVKTLGRDFAAKLDSLLRESNESAFFFGVLNGKFIRDGRFLVGPSIAGRSLIEFAERLGCGGFLFQQHVTADEVAAFFRLAAGLRDRTGSLDESMAMLRAEGIRLIELTPHFRQAEAGQSVDQIDFSTVDPSLIQFDFSEDDEDGEGGLGRSIQNDLAPLLPIFQSMYDTVAANQATVNRDMDLDYVRTQTVSEQLQVKADRETMDIMNLMRYPDYDSYTIGHSVRVSTLALTVGREMGWPEHMLGELASAGLLHDLGKAKVPDEILYKPGKLDAEERKLAESHADIGARLLMARPDVSPLVVAGAWGHHIRHDGGGYPKMPKWAVLSPIAGLIQVCDVFEALTAARPYKNPMPPRRAFEIILKDRTAFNPNALVALIRAVGLYPPGSEVVLNDGSRGYVTARGAKWDSPLVRITKDKTGRRLERDDQFLIDLNDNRKLEVADFLSVNIDADGNPVAAAPDPEEGGPRSIEDVFSEATR; from the coding sequence GTGACCACGACGTTCAGCGACCTGATCATCCTGCTGTCCAGCGGCATCAACCAGCGCCGCCTGTACTTCGACGCGCACCCGAAGGTGAAGACGCTCGGCCGCGACTTCGCGGCCAAGCTGGACAGCCTGCTGCGCGAGTCGAACGAGAGCGCGTTCTTCTTCGGCGTGCTGAACGGCAAGTTCATCCGCGACGGCCGCTTCCTGGTGGGACCTTCGATCGCCGGGCGCAGCCTGATCGAGTTCGCCGAGCGGCTGGGCTGCGGCGGTTTCCTGTTCCAGCAGCACGTGACGGCCGACGAGGTGGCCGCCTTCTTCCGCCTGGCGGCCGGGCTGCGCGATCGCACGGGCTCACTGGACGAATCGATGGCGATGCTGCGCGCGGAGGGCATCCGCCTGATCGAGCTGACGCCGCATTTCCGGCAGGCCGAGGCCGGCCAGTCCGTCGACCAGATCGACTTCTCGACGGTGGACCCGTCGCTGATCCAGTTCGACTTCTCGGAGGACGACGAGGACGGCGAAGGCGGGCTGGGCCGCTCCATCCAGAACGACCTGGCGCCGCTGCTGCCCATCTTCCAGTCGATGTACGATACCGTGGCTGCCAACCAGGCCACCGTGAACCGCGACATGGACCTCGACTACGTACGCACCCAGACGGTGAGCGAGCAGCTGCAGGTCAAGGCCGACCGCGAGACGATGGACATCATGAACCTGATGCGGTACCCGGACTACGACAGCTACACGATCGGGCACTCGGTGCGCGTGTCGACGCTGGCGCTGACGGTGGGCCGCGAGATGGGCTGGCCCGAGCACATGCTGGGCGAACTGGCCAGCGCCGGCCTGTTGCACGACCTGGGCAAGGCCAAGGTGCCGGACGAGATCCTCTACAAGCCGGGCAAGCTGGACGCCGAGGAGCGCAAGCTGGCCGAGTCGCACGCCGACATCGGAGCCCGCTTGCTGATGGCGCGGCCCGACGTGAGCCCGCTCGTGGTGGCCGGCGCCTGGGGCCACCACATCCGCCACGACGGCGGCGGCTACCCGAAGATGCCGAAGTGGGCCGTGCTCAGTCCCATCGCCGGGCTGATCCAGGTCTGCGACGTGTTCGAGGCGCTGACCGCCGCCCGCCCCTACAAGAACCCGATGCCGCCGCGGCGCGCCTTCGAGATCATCCTGAAGGACCGCACGGCCTTCAACCCCAACGCGCTGGTGGCGCTGATCCGCGCCGTGGGCCTGTACCCGCCGGGCAGCGAAGTGGTGCTGAACGACGGCAGCCGCGGCTACGTGACCGCGCGCGGCGCGAAGTGGGACAGCCCGCTGGTGCGCATCACGAAGGACAAGACCGGTCGCCGCCTCGAGCGCGACGACCAGTTCCTGATCGACCTGAACGACAACAGGAAGCTGGAAGTGGCGGACTTCCTGTCGGTCAACATCGACGCGGACGGCAATCCGGTGGCGGCGGCACCCGATCCGGAAGAGGGCGGCCCGCGGTCGATCGAAGACGTGTTCTCGGAAGCGACCCGCTAG
- a CDS encoding SagB/ThcOx family dehydrogenase gives MTTARDTVRQYHEATKHHPHRYARSLGWLDWANQPDPFRRFAGAPVRLLPPAGVAAAVPTWDAVRAGAAGAPVEVTSASLGDFLFHSLALSAWKQVRGPGGEVASRWALRVNPSSGNLHPTEGWLIEADGVHHYAPDRHALELRGVWGDGPGERFDPATAGLPAGSFLFALTSIPWREAWKYGERAFRYCQHDAGHALACVGLAAARLGWTARRLEGVGTGELAALLGLDTRDEHEFEHADALLAVVPGPWPGGSLRVKPPLPARWLGTANRLSESHHPWPVIAAMVQAVEAPAEAVWSAPTRAGASAGGAMTATVTTPDRTLDASTLIRARRSAVAMDGRTTLSAPAFFRLLAALMPAPEDPVQRATGPDIDVSVLLLVHRVDEVAPGLYLLCRAPDHEPVLRAALRADFTWKRPPGCPDSLPLFHLGTGDLREAARQVSCGQEIAADGAFSAGLLARFDAALTQRGPWAWPRLFQETGAVGQLLYLEAEAAGLRGTGIGCFFDDEVHRAIGLVDPSWQSLYHFTVGGPVDDPRLQTGPAYVDEAERHDHD, from the coding sequence ATGACCACCGCCCGGGACACGGTCCGCCAGTACCACGAGGCGACGAAGCACCATCCCCACCGCTATGCCCGCTCGCTGGGCTGGCTGGACTGGGCCAACCAGCCCGACCCGTTCCGCCGGTTCGCGGGGGCGCCGGTGCGGTTGCTGCCGCCGGCCGGCGTGGCGGCGGCCGTCCCCACCTGGGATGCGGTGCGCGCCGGCGCGGCAGGCGCGCCCGTGGAAGTGACGTCTGCCTCACTCGGCGATTTCCTCTTTCACAGCCTGGCCCTGTCGGCCTGGAAGCAGGTGCGCGGCCCCGGCGGCGAGGTTGCCTCGCGCTGGGCGCTGCGCGTGAATCCCTCGAGCGGCAACCTGCACCCGACCGAAGGCTGGCTCATCGAAGCCGACGGCGTGCACCACTACGCGCCCGATCGCCACGCCCTGGAGTTGCGCGGCGTGTGGGGGGATGGCCCCGGCGAACGCTTCGATCCTGCGACCGCCGGGCTGCCCGCCGGCTCGTTCCTGTTCGCGCTCACCTCGATCCCGTGGCGCGAGGCCTGGAAGTACGGTGAGCGCGCCTTCCGCTACTGCCAGCACGACGCCGGCCACGCGCTGGCCTGCGTGGGCCTGGCCGCGGCGCGCCTGGGCTGGACGGCGCGACGCCTCGAAGGTGTCGGCACCGGCGAACTGGCCGCCCTGCTGGGACTCGACACCCGCGACGAGCACGAGTTCGAGCACGCCGACGCGCTGCTCGCCGTGGTCCCCGGCCCGTGGCCCGGCGGCAGCCTGCGCGTGAAACCGCCGCTGCCCGCGCGATGGCTGGGCACGGCGAACCGGCTCAGCGAGAGCCACCATCCGTGGCCGGTCATCGCGGCGATGGTGCAGGCGGTGGAGGCGCCGGCCGAAGCCGTGTGGTCGGCGCCGACTCGCGCCGGCGCAAGTGCTGGTGGCGCGATGACGGCCACAGTCACCACCCCCGACCGCACCCTCGACGCCTCGACCCTCATCCGCGCCCGCCGCAGCGCCGTGGCCATGGACGGCCGTACCACCCTGTCGGCGCCCGCGTTCTTCCGCCTGCTGGCCGCGCTGATGCCCGCGCCCGAAGACCCGGTGCAGCGTGCGACCGGGCCGGACATCGACGTCTCGGTGCTGCTGCTCGTGCACCGCGTCGACGAGGTGGCGCCCGGACTCTACCTGCTCTGCCGCGCGCCCGATCACGAACCGGTTCTGCGCGCGGCGCTGCGCGCCGACTTCACCTGGAAGCGCCCGCCCGGCTGCCCGGACAGCCTGCCGTTGTTCCACCTGGGCACGGGCGACCTGCGCGAAGCGGCGCGCCAGGTCAGCTGCGGGCAGGAGATCGCCGCCGACGGGGCTTTCAGCGCGGGCCTGCTGGCGCGGTTCGATGCGGCGCTCACGCAGCGCGGCCCCTGGGCCTGGCCGCGCCTGTTCCAGGAGACGGGCGCCGTGGGCCAGCTGCTCTACCTGGAGGCCGAGGCGGCCGGCCTGCGCGGCACCGGCATCGGCTGCTTCTTCGACGACGAGGTGCACCGGGCCATCGGACTGGTGGACCCCAGTTGGCAAAGCCTCTACCATTTCACGGTGGGCGGGCCGGTGGACGACCCGCGGCTGCAGACCGGGCCGGCCTACGTGGACGAAGCCGAAAGACATGACCATGACTGA
- a CDS encoding AtpZ/AtpI family protein, producing the protein MTMTDDERHDNASPPPARRELPEAPDPARVEDLRRRLRRDQRERGGGPVGFKLPNVPANEEAGRRARDIGAYTIIPMMLLAGPAIGYLLGLGAERVLGGKPWPSLAGMLWGLAAAFRQIYLILKNRGEQSRRGN; encoded by the coding sequence ATGACCATGACTGACGACGAACGCCATGACAACGCGTCGCCGCCGCCTGCGCGTCGCGAACTTCCCGAGGCGCCCGATCCGGCCCGCGTCGAGGACCTGCGCCGTCGCCTGCGCCGCGACCAGCGCGAGCGCGGGGGCGGTCCCGTCGGCTTCAAGCTCCCGAACGTGCCGGCGAACGAGGAGGCGGGCCGCCGTGCGCGCGACATCGGCGCCTACACCATCATCCCGATGATGCTCCTGGCGGGGCCGGCCATCGGCTACCTGCTCGGCCTGGGCGCCGAGCGCGTGTTGGGCGGCAAGCCGTGGCCGTCGCTGGCCGGCATGTTGTGGGGGCTGGCGGCCGCGTTCCGGCAGATCTACCTGATCCTGAAGAATCGCGGCGAACAGTCGCGCCGGGGAAACTGA
- a CDS encoding SRPBCC domain-containing protein, translating into MRPLTLRVATRVFCLAVALSGLMVVNATAAALPIDPTLFDARGPQLRSFTKEIEIAVPAARAYALWTDAAAWQQLMDPSGRANLDLEIGGRYEWLFDGKIGSNGCQVLSYIPDRMVSFTWNAPPDQATRERRTWVVVETEALTPATTRVRLTHLGFGQGPDWDITYAYFDNAWGRVLPLMKGSLETAGKQDASR; encoded by the coding sequence ATGCGCCCGTTGACCCTTCGCGTCGCAACCAGAGTCTTCTGCCTGGCCGTGGCGCTGTCCGGCCTGATGGTCGTGAATGCGACGGCAGCCGCCCTGCCCATCGACCCGACGCTCTTCGATGCGCGCGGCCCGCAACTGCGCTCGTTCACGAAGGAGATCGAGATCGCCGTGCCGGCCGCCCGCGCCTACGCCCTGTGGACCGACGCCGCGGCCTGGCAGCAGCTGATGGACCCGAGCGGCCGCGCCAACCTCGACCTCGAGATCGGCGGCCGCTACGAGTGGCTGTTCGACGGGAAGATCGGCAGCAACGGCTGCCAGGTGCTCAGCTACATCCCCGACCGCATGGTCAGCTTCACCTGGAACGCGCCGCCCGACCAGGCCACCCGCGAACGGCGCACCTGGGTCGTCGTCGAGACCGAGGCGCTGACGCCCGCCACCACGCGCGTGCGCCTGACGCACCTGGGCTTCGGCCAGGGCCCCGACTGGGACATCACCTACGCCTACTTCGACAACGCGTGGGGGCGGGTGCTGCCGCTGATGAAGGGATCGCTGGAGACTGCCGGCAAGCAGGACGCATCGCGCTGA
- a CDS encoding S8 family serine peptidase — protein MSRPRFSFLALAALLLTLCAGLAFGAEDTSPRQFTPVQFGFTTDAEETLPYMPDRLLVQIREGSMAKSLLGISLEKGARAPQAQTGLAPLDELAQDAGIVSIERPYIRLQNADKAASSGMDRWFMFSFEEVENLPALADEFAALEDVQEVSLDWRAYPMVTPSDPYYTANWGHNNTAQLPGLDWGGTYDHTLATTVGTVGFDANAPQAWDASQAFGSASIVIAIIDSGVDMEHTDIRKVTGYDFGDNDTNPDDNATGAGHGTCCAGVAAAMNNGVGAVGVAAGCSIMPLKVANSAGSMFFSAIQNALYYAADNGADIISMSLGAAISTDAATNTAIQYAYNAGCTILAATGNENKTVISYPAINTYVIGVGAASPCGDRKRSSSLSTEVNTGVSTDPRGYTCDGERWWGSSYGVTTKDAAGAVDILGPTILPTCDIVGTGGYRSGDIEPFFNGTSCATPYVAGVAALIKSANPSYTPAQVRAALVNSARDVTNAESGTGWDRYAGYGLVDAQAAVGGTGPVAPVASFTGTPVSGNAPLNVVFTDASTGSPTSWSWTFGDGGTSTAQNPSHTYTAGGTYTVALTVSNTAGSNTQTRTGYITVTTGSAPTANFTGTPTTGAAPLAVVFTNTSTGSPTSWSWTFGDGGTSTAQSPSHTYAATGTYTVSMTATNAFGSNTLTRTGYITVTASTGTWQTITYDTFESSMGTWTDGGADMSRYTGTTYSHAGRGSADIQDNGGAASSFYHTLGYNVSAYVDLKVDFYFRSVSMETGEDFYVEYFNGSAWVTVARLVAGTNFTNTGFYHSTLSIPKTTFAYPTNAKLRFRCDASDNSDDIYIDEIRFSGLTASGLEAGREAGLPANLVALDQNQPNPFNPVTQIKFSLPRESAVTLTVYNVRGEAVAKLADGTMSAGEHAITWDATDHASGVYFYRLEGPGFSETRKMTMVK, from the coding sequence ATGTCCCGACCCCGTTTCTCGTTCCTGGCGCTGGCAGCCCTGCTGCTGACGCTGTGCGCCGGACTCGCCTTCGGCGCGGAGGATACATCACCGCGGCAGTTCACCCCCGTCCAGTTCGGTTTCACGACCGACGCCGAAGAGACCCTTCCCTACATGCCCGACCGGCTGCTCGTGCAGATCCGCGAGGGCAGCATGGCCAAGTCGCTTCTGGGTATCTCGCTGGAGAAGGGCGCGCGCGCGCCGCAGGCCCAGACCGGCCTGGCGCCGCTCGACGAACTGGCGCAGGACGCCGGCATCGTCAGCATCGAGCGCCCCTACATCCGCCTGCAGAACGCCGACAAGGCCGCCTCTTCGGGCATGGACCGCTGGTTCATGTTCAGCTTCGAGGAAGTCGAGAACCTGCCGGCTCTGGCCGACGAGTTCGCCGCGCTGGAAGACGTGCAGGAAGTGTCGCTGGACTGGCGCGCCTACCCGATGGTGACGCCCAGCGACCCGTACTACACCGCCAACTGGGGCCACAACAACACCGCCCAGCTGCCCGGCCTGGACTGGGGCGGCACCTACGACCACACCCTGGCGACGACCGTCGGCACCGTGGGCTTCGACGCCAACGCGCCGCAGGCCTGGGATGCCTCGCAGGCCTTCGGCTCGGCGAGCATCGTGATCGCCATCATCGACAGCGGCGTCGACATGGAGCACACCGACATCCGCAAGGTGACCGGTTACGACTTCGGCGACAACGACACCAACCCCGACGACAACGCCACGGGCGCCGGCCACGGCACCTGCTGCGCGGGCGTGGCTGCGGCCATGAACAACGGCGTGGGTGCGGTGGGCGTGGCTGCAGGCTGCAGCATCATGCCGCTGAAGGTCGCCAACAGCGCCGGCTCGATGTTCTTCAGCGCCATCCAGAATGCGCTGTACTATGCGGCCGACAACGGGGCCGACATCATCAGCATGAGCCTGGGCGCGGCCATCTCGACCGACGCCGCCACGAACACTGCCATCCAGTATGCGTACAACGCGGGTTGCACCATCCTGGCGGCGACCGGCAACGAGAACAAGACGGTCATCAGCTACCCGGCCATCAACACCTACGTGATCGGCGTCGGTGCGGCTTCGCCGTGCGGCGACCGCAAGCGCAGCTCGAGCCTGTCGACCGAGGTCAACACGGGCGTCAGCACCGACCCCCGCGGCTACACCTGCGACGGTGAGCGCTGGTGGGGATCGAGCTACGGCGTGACGACGAAGGACGCCGCCGGCGCCGTGGACATCCTCGGCCCGACGATCCTGCCGACCTGCGACATCGTGGGCACGGGCGGCTATCGCAGCGGCGACATCGAGCCGTTCTTCAACGGCACCAGCTGCGCCACGCCGTACGTGGCGGGCGTGGCGGCGCTGATCAAGTCGGCCAACCCCTCGTACACGCCGGCGCAGGTGCGCGCGGCGCTGGTCAACAGCGCCCGTGACGTGACCAACGCCGAGTCGGGCACGGGCTGGGATCGCTATGCTGGCTACGGCCTGGTCGACGCGCAGGCGGCCGTGGGCGGCACGGGCCCGGTGGCTCCGGTCGCTTCGTTCACCGGCACGCCCGTCAGCGGCAACGCGCCGCTCAACGTGGTCTTCACCGACGCCTCGACCGGCTCGCCGACGAGCTGGAGCTGGACGTTCGGTGACGGTGGCACCTCCACCGCGCAGAACCCCAGCCACACCTACACCGCCGGCGGCACCTACACGGTGGCCCTGACGGTGAGCAACACGGCGGGCTCCAACACCCAGACGCGCACCGGCTACATCACGGTGACGACGGGTTCGGCGCCGACGGCGAACTTCACCGGCACGCCCACCACGGGCGCCGCGCCGCTGGCGGTCGTCTTCACGAACACCTCCACCGGCTCGCCGACGAGCTGGAGCTGGACGTTCGGTGACGGCGGCACCTCCACGGCGCAGAGCCCGAGCCACACGTACGCCGCCACCGGCACCTACACGGTGTCGATGACGGCCACGAACGCGTTCGGCTCCAACACGCTGACGCGCACGGGCTACATCACGGTGACGGCCTCGACCGGCACCTGGCAGACGATCACGTACGACACGTTCGAGTCGAGCATGGGCACCTGGACCGACGGCGGCGCCGACATGTCCCGCTACACGGGCACGACCTACTCCCACGCCGGGCGCGGCTCGGCCGACATCCAGGACAACGGCGGCGCGGCCTCGTCGTTCTACCACACGCTGGGCTACAACGTGTCGGCTTACGTCGACCTGAAGGTGGACTTCTACTTCCGCTCGGTGAGCATGGAGACCGGCGAGGACTTCTACGTCGAGTACTTCAACGGTTCGGCGTGGGTGACCGTGGCGCGGCTGGTTGCCGGCACGAACTTCACCAACACCGGCTTCTACCACTCGACGCTGAGCATCCCGAAAACCACGTTCGCCTACCCGACGAACGCGAAGCTGCGCTTCCGCTGCGACGCGAGCGACAACTCGGACGACATCTACATCGACGAGATCCGCTTCAGCGGCCTGACCGCCAGCGGACTCGAGGCCGGCCGCGAGGCCGGGCTGCCCGCCAACCTGGTGGCGCTCGACCAGAACCAGCCGAACCCGTTCAACCCGGTCACGCAGATCAAGTTCAGCCTGCCGCGCGAGAGTGCCGTCACCCTGACGGTGTACAACGTGCGCGGCGAGGCCGTGGCGAAGCTGGCCGACGGCACCATGTCCGCCGGCGAGCACGCCATCACCTGGGATGCGACCGACCACGCGAGCGGCGTCTACTTCTACCGCCTGGAGGGCCCCGGCTTCTCCGAGACGCGGAAGATGACGATGGTCAAGTAA
- a CDS encoding alpha/beta hydrolase produces the protein MSLQTRLSARAMLLLLTAVAALAATPAAFASTGTATAPDGVAIHFTDQGEGAPALVFVHGWSCDGTYWNEQVKHFAATHRVVVIDLAGHGASGQERKAYTMESFGGDVAAVLQQLDLKGAVLVGHSMGGPVVVEAALAAPDRVAGLVGIDNFQNVNLKLPQQAVDTFLAPFEADFKPSVTNWVLRMFPAGADSALAAGIAADMASAPPAVGMSAIRELLRWFSDRATVRLAELKVPLMCVSADLQPTQAAPMKALVPRYELRVLPKCGHFLMRENPAGFNALLAETVAAIAKP, from the coding sequence ATGTCACTGCAGACCCGACTCAGTGCGCGCGCCATGTTGTTGCTGTTGACCGCAGTTGCCGCACTGGCCGCCACCCCCGCGGCGTTCGCCTCCACCGGCACGGCCACCGCGCCCGATGGCGTCGCCATCCACTTCACCGACCAGGGCGAGGGGGCTCCCGCACTGGTCTTCGTCCACGGCTGGAGCTGCGACGGCACCTACTGGAACGAGCAGGTGAAGCACTTCGCCGCCACGCACCGCGTGGTGGTGATCGACCTGGCCGGGCACGGCGCCTCGGGCCAGGAGCGCAAGGCCTACACGATGGAGTCGTTCGGCGGCGACGTGGCCGCCGTGCTGCAGCAGCTCGACCTGAAGGGGGCGGTGCTGGTAGGGCACTCGATGGGCGGCCCGGTCGTCGTCGAGGCCGCACTGGCGGCGCCCGACCGCGTGGCCGGCCTGGTCGGCATCGACAACTTCCAGAACGTGAACCTGAAGCTGCCGCAGCAGGCCGTCGACACCTTCCTGGCCCCGTTCGAGGCGGACTTCAAGCCCAGCGTCACCAACTGGGTGCTGCGCATGTTCCCGGCCGGCGCCGACAGCGCGCTGGCGGCGGGCATTGCCGCGGATATGGCCTCGGCACCGCCCGCCGTGGGTATGAGCGCAATCCGCGAACTGCTGCGCTGGTTCTCGGACCGCGCCACGGTGCGCCTGGCCGAACTCAAGGTGCCCCTGATGTGCGTCAGCGCCGACCTGCAGCCGACCCAGGCCGCGCCCATGAAGGCGCTGGTGCCGCGCTACGAACTGCGCGTGCTGCCCAAGTGCGGGCACTTCCTCATGCGCGAGAACCCCGCCGGGTTCAACGCGCTGCTGGCCGAGACGGTGGCGGCGATCGCGAAGCCGTGA
- a CDS encoding HNH endonuclease, producing MLARDRHRCSSPGCRSTHFLEVHHVTPRGQGGSNRAENLVTLCSRCHGFVHERGGAAVQVLAVAPAQVDAG from the coding sequence GTGCTCGCGCGCGACCGGCACCGTTGCTCGTCGCCTGGTTGTCGATCGACGCACTTTCTCGAGGTTCATCATGTGACGCCGCGCGGGCAGGGCGGATCGAATCGGGCGGAGAACCTGGTCACGTTGTGCAGTCGGTGTCATGGGTTCGTGCATGAGAGAGGCGGGGCCGCCGTGCAGGTGCTGGCAGTTGCGCCGGCGCAAGTCGACGCGGGCTGA